The Geitlerinema sp. PCC 9228 genome segment GCGTAGGGTGATTTTTAGCTGCCCTACAATGATGGTGTGCTGAAACCAGAGTAGCTATTTCTATTTTTAAACTTAGACTGAGAAATAGCTCCCCTGGCGGGGCAAAAAGGGCAGAAGCAGTTTCTGTCCTTTTTGCTGTTTGGGCGGATGGTACCGCTAGCGAAACTGCTCCGGATCGAGTTGCGGGTTGTTTTCGCTGCTGTTTCCGTCTGTCAAACGAGTTCCCGTACCGCCATCTGCTGGGTCTAAAAAGGGTTTGAGGTTGATCCTGCCGGTGGCAGGTTCTTGTTCCCCTGGATCGAGTACGTCCTCTAGAACGTCTTCTACGCTGTTTTCCGGTACGATGGTATTAACTGGTTCGGTTTCACGGCCGCGGTCGGCTTGGGTTAAGTTTTCAAAAACCAAATCGCGCGTTAATTCTGGGTCCTGTCCCGGGGGAACTGTTAAAACAATGCGACAGTCGGGGATATTTTCTGTGGTAACACAGATAATGTCGTAGTTGTTTTCTACGGATGTCCGTAGTTCCAACAAGCCATCCGGACGGTAAGATTCGAGGCGACGGCTAATTTCTTCGCAGCGGCGTTGGGGGGTCCATCCGCCACCTAAGGCACTGGGAACCGCCCAGGCATAGCTGGATTCCGGCTGGCTTTCGGGATGGTACATGACGGTATGTTTCCCTTCAAACATATCGCAGGTGAAGCGAGATTTGCTG includes the following:
- a CDS encoding COP23 domain-containing protein, with protein sequence MMAIAFFFRWLPSLLIFPLSSTLGIEWIGGIAHSAIAASPANHTTSPILLAQSSPEEAPETSESPQEEPTDTSESPTASKSRFTCDMFEGKHTVMYHPESQPESSYAWAVPSALGGGWTPQRRCEEISRRLESYRPDGLLELRTSVENNYDIICVTTENIPDCRIVLTVPPGQDPELTRDLVFENLTQADRGRETEPVNTIVPENSVEDVLEDVLDPGEQEPATGRINLKPFLDPADGGTGTRLTDGNSSENNPQLDPEQFR